One Catharus ustulatus isolate bCatUst1 chromosome 2, bCatUst1.pri.v2, whole genome shotgun sequence genomic window carries:
- the TIPRL gene encoding TIP41-like protein yields the protein MHPVFQSSRRDFTFGPWKLSAARTHIMKSAQAERLADELHMPSLPEMMFGDNVLRILHDDGFGIEFNATDALKCVNNCQGMIKVACAEEWQESRSETEHSKEVVKPYDWTYTTDYKGTLLGDTEKLKVVPTTEHINTEKLKAREQIMFFEEVLLFEDELHDHGVSSLSVKVRVMPSSFFVLLRFFLRVDGVLIRMNDTRLHHEADKTYMLREYTSRESKISNLKNVPPSLFTEPNEISQYLPIKETICEKLEFPEKLEPKPETSLETTCAKSK from the exons ATGCATCCCGTTTTCCAGAGCAGCCGGCGCGACTTCACCTTCGGGCCGTGGAAGCTGAGCGCCGCCCGGACGCACATCATGAAGTCGGCTCAGGCCGAGAG GTTGGCTGATGAATTACACATGCCTTCCCTGCCAGAGATGATGTTTGGAGACAATGTCCTAAGAATACTGCATGACGATGGTTTTGGAATTGAGTTCAATGCTACAGATGCTTTAAAATGTGTCAATAATTGTCAAGGTATGATCAAAGTCGCTTGTGCAGAGGAGTGGCAAGAGAGCAG GAGTGAGACTGAGCACAGTAAGGAAGTTGTCAAGCCATATGACTGGACTTACACAACAGATTACAAAGGAACTTTGCTGGGagatactgaaaaattaaag GTTGTTCCTACAACAGAACAcataaatacagagaaattgaAAGCCAGGGAACAAATTATGTTTTTTGAAGAAGTACTCCTGTTTGAAGATGAACTCCATGATCATGGAGTATCAAGTTTGAGTGTGAAAGTA agaGTTATGCCTTCCAGcttttttgtgctgctgagatTCTTCTTGCGAGTGGATGGGGTACTCATCAGGATGAATGATACAAGGCTTCATCATGAG GCTGACAAGACGTACATGTTGCGAGAATACACATCCAGGGAAAGCAAAATATCAAATTTAAAG aaCGTTCCACCTTCCCTGTTCACAGAACCTAACGAGATTTCTCAGTATCTACCCATAAAGGAGacaatctgtgaaaaattagaattcccagagaagctggagcCTAAACCAGAAACATCACTGGAAACCACATGTGCTAAGTCTAAATAA
- the SFT2D2 gene encoding vesicle transport protein SFT2B codes for MDKLKRVLSGRDTEEPSGLAEVIDATSLGWGTRVKGFIACFAIGCLCSILGSCLLWIPKKGLVLFAVFYTLGNIASIGSTMFLMGPMKQLKRMFEPTRLIATIVMLLCLILTLCSAFWWRKAGLALLFCILQFFAMAWYSISFIPYARDAVKKCVSVCLS; via the exons ATGGACAAGCTGAAGCGGGTGTTGAGCGGCCGCGACACGGAGGAGCCGAGCGGGCTGGCCGAG GTTATCGATGCGACTTCGTTAGGCTGGGGCACCCGAGTGAAAGGTTTCATTGCGTGTTTTGCGATCGGATGCCTGTGCTCGATCTTG GGTAGTTGTCTCCTATGGATACCAAAGAAAGGGCTGGTACTCTTTGCAGTGTTTTATACCCTGGGGAATATTGCATCTATTGGGAG CACTATGTTTCTTATGGGACCAATGAAACAATTGAAGCGGATGTTTGAGCCTACACGTTTGATCGCTACTATTGTTATGCTA tTGTGCCTCATATTAACACTGTGTTCTGCTTTCTGG TGGCGTAAGGCAGGACTCGCGCTGCTTTTCTGTATCTTACAGTTTTTTGCCATGGCATG GTACAGCATTTCCTTCATACCTTATGCAAG GGATGCTGTGAAGAAATGTGTTTCAGTCTGTCTGTCCTAA